The following coding sequences lie in one Glycine max cultivar Williams 82 chromosome 19, Glycine_max_v4.0, whole genome shotgun sequence genomic window:
- the COL17 gene encoding zinc finger protein CONSTANS-LIKE 14-like has translation MLPCDYCDSKPALLFCRADSAKLCLVCDQHVHAANALSLKHVRFQICDSCKSDTAVLRCSTHNLVLCHNCDVDAHGADASSLHHHHHHHRRLHGLSGCPSVPEIASALGLDFRAQEPVVPTAASRDEVYEQVLEIARQRNNGLGAEQLKFDDSPGNDVVVVVDEMLIQQTPFTSLLMLQNSESEFDARKSNDNNGYGTEAWDLHWNYNNPAYQPPQVWDFQLQKSTDCNEPRVVTFDGLEVPKLFQDVHNMNYSTIGDDIDILSRNNQSDQSSSSHAKRKEESNKKARGGLSSESTLFESIPYSGTNNVVVMEHLVGGNENVSTLKARVSLQELAKNRGDAMLRYKEKKKTRRYDKHIRYESRKARADTRKRVRGRFVKASDVQA, from the exons ATGTTGCCATGCGACTACTGCGACTCCAAACCCGCCTTACTCTTCTGCCGAGCTGATTCCGCTAAACTCTGTTTAGTTTGCGACCAGCACGTGCACGCCGCCAACGCCCTCTCCCTCAAGCACGTGCGCTTCCAGATTTGCGACTCCTGCAAGTCCGACACCGCCGTCCTCCGCTGCTCCACCCACAACCTCGTCCTCTGTCACAACTGCGACGTGGACGCCCACGGTGCCGACGCTTCAtccctccaccaccaccaccaccaccaccgccgccTTCACGGCCTCTCCGGCTGTCCCTCCGTCCCGGAGATCGCCTCCGCGCTGGGCCTTGATTTCCGGGCCCAGGAGCCCGTGGTCCCCACCGCCGCCTCCCGCGATGAGGTCTATGAGCAGGTGCTGGAAATTGCGCGCCAGAGGAACAACGGCCTCGGCGCCGAACAACTCAAGTTCGACGACTCACCCGGAAACGAcgtcgttgttgttgttgacgaGATGCTGATTCAGCAGACGCCGTTCACCTCCTTGCTTATGTTGCAGAAttctgaatctgagtttgacgCTAGAAAAAGTAACGATAACAACGGTTACGGAACCGAGGCATGGGATCTTCACTGGAATTATAATAACCCCGCGTATCAGCCTCCTCAG GTGTGGGATTTTCAATTACAAAAATCAACAGATTGCAATGAACCAAGAGTTGTAACATTTGATGGTCTAGAAGTTCCAAAATTGTTTCAGGATGTGCacaacatgaattactcaacaATTGGTGATGATATTGATATTCTATCAAGAAAT AATCAATCGGATCAGTCATCATCAAGCCATGCAAAGAGGAAAGAAGAGAGCAACAAAAAAGCTAGAGGTGGGTTATCATCAGAGTCCACATTGTTTGAATCCATACCGTATAGTGGCACCAACAATGTCGTTGTCATGGAGCATCTTGTGGGTGGGAATGAGAATGTTAGCACCTTAAAAGCCAGGGTTAGTTTGCAAGAGTTGGCTAAGAATAGAGGGGATGCCATGTTACGCtataaggagaagaagaaaacgcGAAG GTACGACAAGCACATTCGCTATGAATCAAGGAAGGCCAGGGCTGATACTAGAAAAAGGGTGAGAGGGAGATTTGTGAAGGCAAGTGATGTTCAAGCATGA
- the LOC100306406 gene encoding uncharacterized protein LOC100306406 precursor encodes MADPIAKALIAFALLASLLLCLQASSDVPFIVAHKKASLNRLKSGAERVSVTIDIYNQGTSTAYDVSLSDDSWPSDAFDVISGSTSKSWERLDAGGIISHTFELEAKSKGVFAGEPAVIKFRVPTKAALQEAYSTPILPLDVLSDRPPEKKFEWAKRLLAKYGSLISVISIMVLFIYLVASPSKSSAKGSKKKR; translated from the exons ATGGCGGATCCAATCGCGAAGGCTCTGATCGCGTTTGCGCTCTTAGCTTCCCTTTTGCTGTGCTTGCAAGCTTCCTCCGATGTCCCCTTCATCGTCGCTCACAAAAAGGCCTCCCTCAACAGACTCAAGTCCGGCGCCGAAAGGGTCTCCGTCACCATCGACATCTACAACCAAGGAACCTC gaCGGCCTATGATGTAAGCTTATCAGACGATAGCTGGCCAAGTGATGCTTTTGATGTAATCAGTGGTAGCACATCAAAGTCATGGGAAAGGCTTGATGC TGGTGGCATCATTTCTCACACATTTGAGCTGGAGGCAAAATCAAAGGGAGTATTTGCTGGTGAACCAGCTGTCATAAAGTTCCGTGTTCCCACAAAGGCTGCTTTGCAG GAGGCATATTCAACTCCCATATTGCCTTTGGATGTTCTTTCTGATAGACCTCCCGAGAAGAAGTTTGAATGG GCTAAG AGGTTGCTGGCTAAGTATGGATCTCTAATCTCGGTGATCTCCATCATGGTCCTGTTCATATACTTGGTAGCTTCACCATCAAAATCCAGCGCAAAGGGAAGCAAGAAGAAGCGTTAA